In one Niallia taxi genomic region, the following are encoded:
- a CDS encoding HD-GYP domain-containing protein, whose protein sequence is METYKKLLNSLFYNYIIGSFLAVFGVGGAFMYTSLKISSDDMKILGFIMILSFICMVCAEGAFFYKDLNPLRKVLKDGKRDVNSLVEAYHRSKSFPLFSVRRILIPHLLGMSVPAIICSIYYISSGKLELPSVYIVYATIAAMIVAILHAFIEFFLTIRTMRGITIYIKSLMPKNLVIEEKVFISIHRKFLLTVVSISVLPLVIILLSTRVKLIDNGNLSELPYWNWAIVILFISLVYSVLSARFLSRDIITPIYQLKNLMKKVGTSQFTQPNSAVYTDEFAELFKGFHKMNDSIIQRERVNKELLDSFMMVLSATLDARDPYTAGHSTRVAGYSKLIGENLKLSKEDMELLYKTAILHDIGKIGVPDNVLLKEGKLTEEEFAYIKAHPVIGENILKQVQPQEEMARILEGVRSHHERYDGKGYPDGLKGEGIPYFGRILAVADAFDAMTSDRPYRKGMPFSKALSILHEGKETQWDGKMVEAFIGKMTEEKVEKEIS, encoded by the coding sequence TTGGAAACATACAAAAAGCTGTTAAACAGTCTGTTTTACAATTATATAATTGGTTCCTTTCTGGCTGTATTCGGGGTAGGCGGTGCCTTTATGTACACCAGCTTGAAAATTAGCAGCGATGACATGAAAATTCTTGGGTTTATTATGATTCTTTCCTTTATATGCATGGTTTGTGCAGAAGGTGCCTTTTTTTATAAGGATTTAAACCCGCTACGAAAAGTGCTTAAAGATGGTAAGAGGGATGTAAATAGCCTAGTTGAGGCATATCACCGTTCTAAAAGCTTTCCGTTGTTTTCAGTCAGAAGAATTCTTATTCCCCACTTACTTGGAATGTCTGTCCCGGCAATTATTTGTTCCATTTATTATATTTCATCTGGCAAGCTTGAACTGCCGTCCGTATACATTGTATATGCGACAATTGCGGCGATGATTGTTGCCATATTGCATGCATTTATTGAATTTTTCCTTACTATACGGACGATGAGGGGAATCACTATTTATATTAAATCTTTAATGCCAAAAAACTTGGTTATTGAAGAGAAGGTGTTTATATCCATTCACAGAAAATTTCTACTTACTGTTGTCAGCATAAGTGTATTACCTTTAGTAATCATTCTGCTTTCAACAAGAGTTAAGTTGATTGATAATGGCAATCTTTCAGAACTACCTTATTGGAATTGGGCAATTGTCATATTATTTATTTCGCTAGTTTATTCCGTCCTATCTGCGAGATTTCTGTCCAGAGATATAATAACACCTATCTATCAGCTGAAAAATCTTATGAAAAAGGTTGGTACAAGTCAATTCACCCAGCCAAACAGTGCGGTTTATACAGATGAATTTGCTGAGCTTTTTAAAGGTTTCCACAAGATGAATGATTCAATCATTCAGCGTGAAAGGGTTAATAAGGAGCTGCTTGACAGCTTTATGATGGTATTGAGCGCAACGCTTGATGCCCGTGATCCATACACGGCAGGTCACTCCACAAGGGTTGCAGGTTATTCGAAGCTAATAGGAGAAAATTTAAAGCTGTCGAAGGAAGATATGGAATTGTTATATAAAACAGCTATTTTACATGATATCGGCAAGATCGGTGTTCCGGATAATGTCCTATTGAAGGAAGGAAAACTGACAGAGGAAGAATTTGCTTACATTAAAGCACATCCAGTTATTGGAGAAAATATCTTAAAGCAGGTACAGCCCCAGGAAGAAATGGCGAGAATTCTAGAAGGTGTCAGATCCCATCATGAAAGATATGATGGCAAAGGCTATCCCGATGGACTGAAAGGGGAAGGGATTCCTTACTTTGGCAGAATTCTTGCTGTTGCTGATGCCTTTGATGCAATGACGTCTGACAGGCCATATAGAAAGGGCATGCCTTTTTCAAAAGCGCTGTCCATTTTGCATGAAGGCAAAGAAACACAGTGGGATGGAAAAATGGTAGAAGCCTTCATTGGAAAAATGACAGAAGAGAAGGTGGAAAAAGAAATAAGTTAA
- a CDS encoding DedA family protein — MGIALGLMVEVIPSEIVLSYGGYLIHTGHINFFGALLAGVIGGTIAQLFLYWIALYGGRPFIDKYGKYILIKSSHVDASEKWFLKYGTGMIFLARFIPVVRHAISIPAGLARMPIGQFTLYTTAAIIPWTVLFLLLGMRLGDHWENIETYAKPYITPIIIAAVLLLGAYILLQIRKKNK; from the coding sequence ATGGGTATAGCATTGGGGCTGATGGTCGAAGTAATTCCAAGTGAAATCGTGCTAAGCTATGGAGGGTATTTAATCCATACCGGCCATATAAATTTTTTCGGCGCCCTACTTGCTGGTGTCATTGGCGGGACGATTGCCCAGCTATTTTTATATTGGATTGCACTTTACGGCGGAAGACCTTTTATTGACAAATATGGAAAGTACATCTTAATCAAAAGCTCTCATGTGGATGCTTCCGAAAAATGGTTTCTTAAGTACGGGACAGGCATGATTTTCCTTGCCCGGTTTATTCCTGTAGTAAGACATGCTATTTCCATTCCGGCTGGACTTGCCAGAATGCCGATTGGGCAGTTTACTTTGTATACAACTGCGGCAATCATTCCATGGACAGTTCTGTTTTTACTGCTGGGAATGAGACTTGGCGACCACTGGGAGAATATAGAGACATATGCTAAGCCGTACATCACACCTATTATCATTGCAGCAGTCTTATTGCTTGGTGCGTATATACTTCTTCAAATCCGCAAAAAAAATAAATAA
- a CDS encoding CAP domain-containing protein, whose translation MNKKVILSTAAAAALLMSSPLMQKANAASNTAQESTKVVYQSYNLNEDQINALIKQFSGNVDVNKLLSSLEANSATAANKQTESTKAPAKTTATPAEKTTTNTAKQQTNTTSKPQQTTSTTQATSSVSAFEKQVVELTNAERAKNGLPALTLDTNLSKVARAKSEDMSKNNYFDHTSPTYGSPFDMMKQFGISYKAAGENIAKGQTTPEQVVKAWMNSEGHRANILSDKFTHIGVGYVANGNYWTQQFIGK comes from the coding sequence ATGAACAAAAAAGTGATTTTATCAACAGCAGCAGCAGCAGCTTTATTAATGTCTAGTCCATTAATGCAAAAAGCAAATGCAGCATCTAATACTGCTCAAGAATCTACAAAAGTAGTCTATCAATCTTACAATTTAAATGAAGACCAAATAAATGCATTAATAAAACAATTTTCAGGTAATGTGGATGTTAACAAGCTATTAAGTTCATTGGAAGCTAATTCAGCTACTGCAGCAAATAAACAGACAGAAAGCACGAAAGCTCCAGCGAAAACAACAGCAACACCTGCAGAAAAGACGACAACAAACACTGCTAAGCAACAAACTAATACAACTTCTAAACCACAGCAAACAACATCAACAACACAAGCAACTTCCTCTGTTAGTGCGTTTGAAAAGCAGGTTGTTGAATTAACAAATGCAGAAAGAGCAAAAAATGGTCTTCCTGCACTGACGCTTGATACAAATTTAAGCAAGGTTGCGAGAGCTAAATCAGAGGATATGAGTAAAAATAATTATTTTGATCATACAAGTCCAACTTACGGAAGCCCTTTTGATATGATGAAGCAATTTGGAATTTCCTATAAAGCAGCAGGTGAAAATATCGCCAAAGGCCAAACAACGCCAGAACAAGTTGTAAAAGCATGGATGAACAGCGAAGGACACCGTGCCAATATACTAAGCGACAAGTTTACACATATCGGTGTAGGCTACGTCGCAAACGGAAATTACTGGACACAGCAATTTATTGGGAAGTAA
- a CDS encoding MATE family efflux transporter, translating to MKQTFTTKQKLKQMLVILLPVLVTQVGMFGLTFFDTTMSGHYSPTDLAGVAVGSSLWTPIYTGLSGILLAVPPIVAQLVGRKEESKVSFSVIQAIYLSLSMAVLLIVFGFIFLKPILQLMGLESDVQDIAFRYLAALSTGIIPIFLYFVLRSFIDALGQTQVTMFITLTALPVNIVLNYLFINGIWIFPELGGVGTGYATSITYWYMLLTALHIVYHNQPFAGFKLLNKIHRISWEKWKEILKIGVPIGFSIFFETSIFSAVTLLMSNYDTNTIAAHQSAINFASLLYMVPLSISTALTILVGFEVGANRLKDAKQYSWMGVFTAIIIAFVSGIILLAFRQQIAGIYTNDAEVLKLTTGFLIYAIFFQLSDAIQAPVQGALRGYKDVNITLIMTLISYWVIGLPSGYLLANYTSFGPFGYWIGLIIGLATGAAFLSSRLYSLQKKHITLSTK from the coding sequence ATGAAACAAACCTTTACAACAAAGCAAAAACTAAAACAGATGCTCGTTATATTACTGCCTGTACTCGTTACACAGGTAGGTATGTTTGGTCTCACCTTCTTTGATACAACCATGTCTGGTCATTACAGCCCTACAGATTTAGCTGGGGTTGCTGTCGGCAGCTCCTTATGGACACCGATTTATACTGGATTAAGCGGTATACTGCTTGCTGTTCCTCCAATTGTCGCACAGCTGGTTGGAAGAAAAGAAGAATCCAAGGTAAGCTTTTCTGTTATTCAAGCTATTTATTTAAGTTTATCCATGGCAGTTTTATTAATTGTTTTTGGTTTTATTTTTTTGAAGCCAATCCTTCAATTAATGGGACTTGAGTCAGATGTCCAAGACATTGCCTTCCGTTATTTGGCCGCACTTAGCACAGGAATTATTCCAATCTTTTTATATTTTGTATTGCGGTCCTTTATTGACGCACTTGGGCAAACACAAGTGACGATGTTTATCACCCTTACTGCATTGCCTGTTAATATTGTGCTAAATTATTTATTTATTAACGGCATTTGGATTTTTCCTGAGTTAGGCGGCGTTGGAACAGGATATGCTACAAGTATTACATACTGGTATATGCTGCTGACAGCTCTTCATATTGTTTATCATAATCAACCATTTGCTGGATTTAAGCTGCTCAATAAAATACACCGTATTTCATGGGAAAAATGGAAAGAGATTTTGAAAATAGGTGTACCCATCGGCTTTTCGATCTTTTTTGAGACAAGCATTTTCAGTGCAGTTACACTATTAATGAGTAATTATGATACGAATACGATTGCTGCCCATCAATCTGCCATAAACTTTGCTTCCCTCCTTTATATGGTTCCTCTTAGCATTTCAACTGCTTTGACGATTCTAGTTGGATTTGAAGTTGGTGCAAACAGGCTGAAGGATGCAAAACAATACAGCTGGATGGGAGTATTTACTGCCATCATTATTGCATTCGTGAGCGGCATCATTCTGCTTGCATTCCGCCAACAAATAGCAGGAATTTATACGAATGATGCGGAAGTACTTAAGCTTACAACTGGCTTCCTTATATACGCAATCTTCTTCCAGCTGTCAGATGCCATCCAGGCGCCAGTTCAAGGAGCATTACGGGGATATAAAGATGTTAACATCACCTTAATTATGACGCTAATCAGCTATTGGGTAATCGGTCTGCCTTCAGGCTATCTGCTTGCTAATTACACAAGCTTTGGTCCATTCGGCTATTGGATTGGCTTAATCATTGGTTTAGCTACTGGTGCAGCCTTCTTATCTAGCAGACTGTATTCTCTCCAAAAAAAGCATATTACCTTATCAACAAAATAG
- a CDS encoding Hsp20/alpha crystallin family protein: MFPWNLFPFNKDTKNKINQMRPGDIQNYVQDMMNKMMPESLQKMNSDDMFKNMSQMANNQQGTNQQKFDYVVFETHHHVFIRIPIKEEIWLERVKVYYTSSQLVIQNIPELESKHTINLPSLVRKKGSTANYKEGVLEIMIQKNEHNQYSEIEVTELQ; this comes from the coding sequence ATGTTCCCATGGAATTTATTCCCTTTTAACAAAGACACTAAAAACAAAATAAACCAAATGAGACCTGGAGACATTCAAAATTATGTTCAAGATATGATGAATAAAATGATGCCAGAATCCCTTCAAAAAATGAACAGTGATGATATGTTTAAAAATATGTCCCAAATGGCAAACAACCAACAAGGGACAAACCAGCAAAAATTTGATTACGTTGTGTTTGAAACACATCATCATGTTTTTATTCGCATTCCGATAAAAGAAGAAATTTGGCTTGAAAGAGTTAAGGTTTACTACACATCAAGCCAATTAGTTATTCAGAACATTCCAGAATTAGAAAGCAAGCATACTATCAATCTTCCTTCCCTTGTTCGTAAAAAAGGCTCAACAGCTAATTATAAGGAAGGCGTTTTAGAAATTATGATCCAGAAAAATGAGCATAATCAATATTCAGAAATTGAAGTGACAGAATTGCAATAG
- a CDS encoding GNAT family N-acetyltransferase — MLKKRELEDCAVLYELMKHPDVFPFVRQKAASYEEYLFVTKQTIEAEEKGELISRTILDEWHNPIGTINLYDIQDGIGFLGTWIGKPYHGKGYNKIAKELFFSETFFELNINSILMRIREHNLRSIKAAEKLPYAVHANETRKTIVEKLKEETGVSYELFEVPKDVFTLYTMRSTIDQADGLMEA; from the coding sequence ATGCTGAAAAAACGTGAATTGGAAGATTGTGCTGTTCTTTATGAATTAATGAAGCATCCAGATGTGTTTCCATTTGTTCGCCAAAAGGCAGCATCTTATGAAGAATATTTGTTTGTCACAAAACAAACAATTGAAGCGGAAGAAAAAGGAGAACTGATTTCTCGCACCATTCTTGATGAATGGCATAACCCGATTGGAACAATCAATCTGTATGATATACAAGACGGAATCGGCTTTTTAGGAACCTGGATTGGCAAGCCATATCACGGAAAAGGATACAATAAAATAGCCAAGGAACTGTTTTTTTCGGAAACCTTTTTTGAATTGAATATTAACAGTATCTTGATGCGTATAAGAGAGCATAATCTTCGTTCTATTAAAGCAGCAGAAAAACTCCCTTATGCGGTCCATGCCAATGAAACCAGAAAAACAATCGTAGAAAAGCTCAAGGAAGAAACCGGAGTCAGCTACGAATTATTTGAAGTTCCAAAGGATGTTTTCACACTTTACACAATGCGCTCAACCATAGACCAGGCAGATGGTCTTATGGAGGCTTAA
- a CDS encoding GNAT family N-acetyltransferase has protein sequence MEIRQATINDLEKIMEVAAKTVKIMNEEGNDQWSDKYPAEKDFKADIENSALFVAFMDDKVVGSIAIDRIGGKNYDLIEWTLPDNNYYVIHRLMVDPEIRGGGIASKLLSFAEVFARENDTFYLKTDTYAINEKAQNLFLKNGFNKVGELHFPGKERPFYCFDKTFK, from the coding sequence GTGGAAATTAGACAAGCAACGATAAATGACTTAGAGAAAATCATGGAAGTAGCAGCAAAAACAGTAAAGATAATGAATGAAGAGGGTAATGACCAATGGTCGGATAAATATCCTGCTGAAAAGGATTTTAAGGCAGATATTGAAAATAGTGCTTTGTTCGTGGCATTTATGGATGATAAAGTAGTTGGGTCCATTGCCATTGATCGTATTGGCGGGAAGAATTATGACCTAATAGAATGGACATTACCGGATAATAACTATTATGTTATTCACCGGCTTATGGTCGATCCGGAAATTCGCGGCGGAGGCATTGCAAGCAAGCTTTTATCCTTTGCCGAAGTTTTCGCAAGAGAAAATGATACATTTTATTTAAAAACTGACACTTATGCCATAAATGAAAAGGCACAAAATCTTTTCTTGAAAAACGGCTTTAACAAGGTTGGAGAGCTCCACTTCCCTGGTAAGGAACGCCCTTTCTACTGCTTTGATAAAACCTTTAAGTAA
- a CDS encoding mechanosensitive ion channel family protein, translating into MSDFLDTNIWASLLLSIIVIATSLLLRKWFTSHLFALVLSYTQSKKIHAASTVLVAFEKPMRWVFVVIGMQLAFQFLPFQTVSAAWESSLVRSCFIALLTWGLFNLSNVTTLLFPKLMTKLDINVDKIIIPFLTKMLKTLVFLFGFSIIAQEWGFNINGFIAGLGLGGLAFALAAKETVSNLFGGIVLITEKPFTIGDWIKTPSVEGTIEDITFRSTKVRTFAQALVTVPNSTLANEPIINWSKMGKRQVSFYLKLDILTKTEKLHMTISDIKALLQHHQDVHPETILVSFESVSDTSADILIYFFTKATDYLGYLQTKEDINFQIISILEKRNVLFSVPKSAVYLESAEQEHNKEPMKRLMSHG; encoded by the coding sequence ATGAGTGATTTTTTAGACACCAACATTTGGGCAAGTCTGCTGCTGTCAATAATTGTTATTGCGACAAGCCTATTACTACGAAAGTGGTTTACCAGCCATTTGTTTGCATTGGTCCTTTCCTATACACAATCGAAAAAGATTCATGCAGCAAGCACTGTCCTTGTCGCCTTTGAAAAACCGATGCGCTGGGTGTTTGTAGTTATAGGCATGCAGTTAGCTTTCCAGTTTCTCCCCTTTCAAACTGTATCTGCAGCATGGGAATCAAGCCTTGTCCGCTCATGCTTTATCGCATTATTAACATGGGGTTTGTTTAATTTGAGCAATGTGACAACACTGCTATTTCCAAAGCTGATGACAAAGCTGGATATTAATGTTGATAAAATCATTATCCCTTTTTTGACAAAAATGCTGAAAACTCTAGTCTTCCTGTTCGGATTCAGCATTATTGCCCAGGAATGGGGCTTTAACATAAACGGCTTTATCGCTGGACTTGGACTAGGCGGTCTTGCATTTGCCCTTGCAGCAAAGGAAACGGTCAGCAACCTTTTTGGAGGTATCGTGTTAATTACAGAAAAACCGTTTACGATCGGTGACTGGATTAAAACTCCAAGTGTTGAAGGCACGATTGAAGATATTACCTTCCGCAGTACAAAGGTGCGGACCTTCGCACAAGCCCTCGTCACTGTGCCAAATTCTACCCTTGCCAACGAACCGATTATCAATTGGTCTAAAATGGGGAAACGGCAAGTCTCCTTTTACTTAAAGCTAGATATTCTTACAAAAACAGAAAAATTACATATGACTATTTCAGACATAAAAGCATTGCTGCAGCATCATCAGGATGTACATCCTGAAACCATTCTCGTTTCTTTTGAGTCAGTGAGTGATACTAGTGCTGACATATTAATTTATTTCTTTACAAAGGCAACTGATTATCTCGGCTATTTACAAACAAAAGAGGACATTAATTTTCAAATTATTAGTATTCTGGAAAAGAGAAATGTATTATTTTCCGTGCCGAAAAGTGCTGTTTATTTAGAAAGTGCTGAACAGGAGCACAACAAAGAGCCAATGAAGCGCCTCATGTCCCACGGTTAA
- a CDS encoding DNA alkylation repair protein — protein MSTPYACPNCRTNRSRFNIIQQVPQSVKLDPQTGDIVEEYTAENLSPFHMGYKGPDYRIQCAACGLIDEERTFAKFGEMK, from the coding sequence ATGAGTACACCGTATGCCTGTCCGAACTGCAGAACAAATCGGAGTCGCTTTAATATCATTCAACAAGTGCCTCAATCAGTAAAATTAGACCCACAAACAGGGGATATTGTAGAAGAATACACAGCAGAAAATCTTTCTCCCTTTCATATGGGATATAAAGGACCTGACTATCGTATCCAATGTGCTGCTTGTGGTTTAATTGATGAAGAACGGACTTTCGCCAAATTTGGAGAGATGAAGTAA
- a CDS encoding Hsp20/alpha crystallin family protein produces MSYENLEKIFQFHENPTNEKLWNNLFQDASQQDFFSNRNSIKSNNQFPPCDFYVKDGQYFIELELPGITPENIGIKCVGNELHIAGQYKTLHEEYAYYLKERQNRDFHKVITLPNTIIKEDICCELKYGILSVKIPRQ; encoded by the coding sequence ATGTCTTACGAAAACCTCGAAAAGATTTTTCAATTTCATGAAAATCCAACAAATGAAAAGCTTTGGAATAATCTCTTTCAAGATGCAAGCCAGCAGGATTTTTTCAGTAATCGGAATAGTATTAAAAGCAATAATCAATTTCCGCCCTGTGATTTTTATGTTAAAGATGGGCAATACTTCATTGAATTAGAGCTTCCTGGCATCACGCCAGAAAACATTGGGATAAAATGTGTTGGTAATGAACTCCATATAGCAGGGCAATACAAAACATTGCATGAGGAATACGCTTATTATTTGAAGGAAAGACAAAACAGGGACTTTCACAAAGTAATTACACTGCCAAATACTATAATAAAAGAAGACATTTGCTGTGAGCTGAAATACGGAATACTGTCCGTAAAAATCCCTCGACAATAA